A region from the Gavia stellata isolate bGavSte3 chromosome 2, bGavSte3.hap2, whole genome shotgun sequence genome encodes:
- the LOC104255164 gene encoding translationally-controlled tumor protein homolog: MVTRTEGQIDDSLIGGNASAEGPEGDGTEATVITGVDIVINHHLQETSFTKESYKKYIKDYMKAIKARLEEHKPERVKRFMTGAAEQIKHILANFKNYQFFVGENMNPDGMVALLDFREDGVTPYMIFFKDGLEIEKC; encoded by the coding sequence ATGGTCACCAGGACAGAGGGTCAAATTGATGACTCTCTAATTGGTGGCAATGCCTCTGCTGAAGGTCCTGAGGGAGATGGAACAGAAGCCACGGTCATAACTGGTGTTGATATAGTAATAAACCACCACCTTCAGGAAACCAGCTTTACAAAAGAGTCCTACAAGAAGTACATCAAGGACTACATGAAAGCAATCAAAGCCAGACTGGAGGAACACAAGCCAGAGAGAGTAAAGCGTTTCATGACAGGGGCTGCAGAACAAATCAAACACATCCTTGCTAACTTCAAAAACTACCAGTTCTTTGTAGGAGAGAACATGAATCCAGATGGTATGGTGGCTCTCCTGGATTTCCGTGAGGATGGTGTGACCCcatatatgattttttttaaggacgGCTTAGAAATCGAGAAATGTTAA